The Gloeomargarita lithophora Alchichica-D10 genomic sequence TTGAGGACAATCGCCTGCATTTGTACTTTAATACAGGGATGGAATTTTCCCTCAATAACCAAGGAAAAAAGGGGGTACAGGCCAGTCCTCTTGACCCAAGCAGACGGTATGATGCCCGCACTCGTCCCTGGTACCAAAAAGCTTTGACCCAACCAGAGCCGGTCTGGACGGATGTGTATGTTTCTTTCAGTACCGGACGCTTGGCAATCACGGCGGCGCAGGTGGTGAAAACGCCCCAGGGTCGGGTGGTGGGCGCAACGGGAGCCGATGTGGAACTCACCCGTCTGAGTGAATTTCTGGGTGCTCTGAGGATTGGCCGCAGTGGGGAAGCCTTTATTGTTGACCCGGCGGGGCTGGTGGTGGCGGATTCCACCGGCGATACCATGAGTCTGCTGCAAAATCGGGAGCGGGTCAAGGCCACGGATAGTCCCCATCCCATGATTCAGCAGGCCGCTCAGTGGTTGCAGGAAAACGAGGGGACAAAACAGGCGACCCCAGAGCCGGTGCGGGTGAATTTGGGTGGTGCAGCCCACTTTCTCCATGCGGTGCCCTACCAAGACCCCCGGGGGCTGGATTGGTTGTTGGTGCTGGTGGTGCCGGAGGTGGATTTCCTGGAGGGGATTTATGCGGGTAATATCCTGACGGCATTTTTGTGCGGGGTGACTTTGGTGACGGCTCTGGGGCTGGGGTTGATGCTCAGCCGTTGGTTCAGCCAGCCGGTAAAACGGTTGGTAAAGGCCACCGAAGCCATTGCCCAGGGAGAACGAGGTTTGCAGGTGCCGGTGGGGGGGGTTTGGGAACTGGCGCAACTCGCCCAAAGTTTTAACCAAATGTCCCAACAACTGGCCGATTCATTCACCGCATTGGAAACCCTCAATCAAGACCTGGAAGACCGCGTAGAACAACGCACCCAGCAGGTGCAGGCCAGTGAACGCCAATTTCGCACCCTCACCAGCAATATTCCGGGGATGGTGTTTCGCTCCCAAAAACTGGATGGCTATGATTTTGTCTATCTTTCTGACCCGATTGCACAAATTACCGGTTATTCTGCCCCGGAATTTCTCAATCATCAGCAACAGTATTGGCAACTCATCATCCCGGAGGATCAAGAAACAGTTTTAACCGCCCTTTTGAACAGCCGTGTCCTGGGTCATACCTATACAATTGAATACCGGATTCAACGGGCGGATGGGCAAATTGTCTGGGTGAATGAACGGGGGCAAGGGGCACAGTGCGACACGGGGGAAATTCGCTACCGGGATGGGGTGATTTTTGACATTACCCAGCGCAAGGATTTTGAACAACAACTGGAGGAGGCGCGCCAAAAAGCGGAAAGTGCCAACCGTGCCAAAAGCACTTTTCTCGCCAATATGAGCCACGAATTGCGGACTCCCTTAAATGCCATCATCGGGTTTAGTCAAATCCTCAACCGTGACCCCCAATTATCGGAAAAACAACGGGAAACCGTGGGGACAATTAACCGCAGTGGTGAGCATTTATTAAATTTAATTAATGACGTTTTGGATATGGCAAAAATCGAAGCGGGTAAGCTGGTTTTACAGCCCTCCAGTTTTGATTTACACCAGATGCTGAAAACCATTCAAGATATGTTAAATGTGCGCGCCCAGGCGAAAAATTTACGTTTAGTTTTTGAACAAAGTCCCGACCTGCCCCACGCCATAGAAACCGATGAAAATAAACTGCGCCAGGTGTTAATCAATTTAATTAGTAATGCCATCAAATTCACCAAAGAAGGGGGCGTATCGGTGGCAGTACAGGCGTTAGGCCAAACCGAAACCAGTTGCACCCTGCGGTTTGCGGTCACGGATACGGGGGTGGGCATGACCCCTGATGAGTTAAAGCAATTATTTCAAGCATTCGTGCAGACGGATACCAGTAAAAAAGTCAGCGAAGGCACGGGGTTAGGTTTAGCCATCTCTCGTCAGTTTGTGCAACTCATGGGTGGCGATATTACCGTCACCAGTGAAAAGGGCGTGGGAACCACATTTAGTTTTACGATTCAAGCCCAACTAAGCACCGTGGAATCGGTGGCAGAATTGACCCCCAAAACCGTCAAAGTGGTGGCACCGGGGCAACCGGAATATCGTTTGTTAATTGTGGATGATAAGTTGGAAAACCGCCAGGTCTTGAAAGCCTTATTAGAGTCCATTGGCCTGAGTTCCCGTGAGGCCACCAACGGTCAAGAAGCTGTGGAACTTTGGCAGACTTGGCAACCCCATCTCATCTGGATGGATTTGCAGATGCCGGTGATGAATGGTTTAGAGGCGACTAATTATATTAAATCCCATCACTCAGAAATACCAAAGCCCATTATTATTGCCCTCTCCGCCAGTGTTTTTGAAGAAGAAAAACGCCATGCTTTGACCGTTGGTTTTGATGATTTTGTGATCAAACCCTATCGGGAAACCACCATTTTTGCCAAATTAGAACAGTTCCTCGGCCTGAAATTTATCTACGACACGGATAGCCCCAACCTCCCTGCGTCTTCCTCGGCATCAAAACTTTTAACCCGGGAAGATTTACAGGTTTTACCTGCCGATTGGTTGCAGGAATTTCATCGCGCTGCCGTCAGTTTGAATAGCCGTAAAATGAACCAGCTTATTAGTCAAATCAGTGATAATCATGGGGAATTGGCTAGTACGCTCAAACGCATGGTCAAACAGGTTCAAATTGAGCCTTTAATTGCGCTCACGGAAGCACTAATTACGGGTTAGGTATTTCCTGTAAACTGGGGGTAATCACTATTTGGAGAGCCGTCCCGATGGTACAACGCTGGACAGATGAGATGTTGGATCGGCAAGCTGAAGAAAACACCCGTGCCTTTCGGGAGTTGCGGGAGGCCATTGGTCGTCTGGAAACCCAAGTTGCCGCCAATACCCAAGCTGTTGCCGCCAATACCCAAGCCATTGCCGCTAATACCCAAGCCATTGCCGAACTGCGGGAGGGACAGGCCATGATGATGCAAATTGTCATGCAACAGCAAACCAATATCCAAGAATTGCGCCAGGATACCCGCCGGATTTTGGATGCCCTGATCAACCCACCGCCAATGAACGGGCATCGCTAATCATTTACTGGGAAATATAGCGTTTTTTGTTTGCGTATGATTTGGCATCAAATGGCACTGGAAATTGAACTATAGCAATATGACACGATTTACGAACAGAAATTCCACAGAACCAAGGGCGGGGGCGGTGCCCCTGCGACCGCTATTCTAAACCCAATTAGGATTGCTATAGGTTTAGTAAACTTAGGGTAATCACTATTTGGAGAGCCGTCCCGATGGCACAACGCTGGACAGATGAGATGTTGGATCGGCAAGCCGAAGAAAACACCCGTGCCTTTCGGGAGTTGCGGGAGGCCATTGGTCGTCTGGAAACCCAAGTTGCCGCCAATACCCAAGCTGTTGCCGCTAATACCCAAGCCATTGCCGAACTGCGGGAGGGACAGGCCATGATGATGCAAATTGTCATGCAACAGCAAACCAATATCCAAGAATTGCGCCAGGATACCCGCCGGATTTTGGATGCCCTGATCAACCCACCGCCAATGAACGGGCATCGCTAATCATTTACTGGGAAATATAGCGTTTTTTGTTTGCGTATGATTTGGCATCAAATGGCACTGGAAATTGAACTAGGTTTAGTAAACTTGGGGTAATCACTATTTGGAGAGCCGTCCCGATGGCACAACGCTGGACAGATGAGATGTTGGATCGGCAAGCTGAAGAAAACACCCGTGCCTTTCGGGAGTTGCGGGAGGCCATTGGTCGTCTGGAAACCCAAGTTGCCGCCAATACCCAAGCCATTGCCGAACTGCGGGAGGGACAGGCCATGATGATGCAAATTGTCATGCAACAGCAAACCAATATCCAAGAATTGCGCCAGGATACCCGCCGGATTTTGGATGCCCTGATCAACCCACCGCCAATGAACGGGCATCACTAATTACGCTTGAAAAAAACCTAAATCTGTAAAGTTGCCCCTAATTTCTGCAAACGACGGCGAATCCAAGCAACAAATGTCACCTGGTCTTTTCCCTTACTATCAATTAAACCTAAATCCCGTAGTTGTTGACATACCGTTGTGACAATTTCTTGCCGATGACTCAATTCCTGGGTAATCGCTTCCGCTAATTGGGGGTCGCTGGCCAAGAGATGCTCCATATTTTCCCGACTGATGGCAAACAACACCGTATCCGCCATCGCCCGATAGGTTGCCGGACAGGGAATATCCAACATAATCGGCACCTCCCCAAAGAAATAACCCGTTTCACCACTGGCCAACTGCCGCTCCAATTTCGTTTGATAAACCTCCATTTCTCCACGCAAAACAATACAAAAGGCGGGCATCTGTTCCCCTTCCTGCGCCACCGCTTCCCCAGGACGGAGATAAACTCGATACCCCATCTCAATCAAATGGCGCAACTGCACCCGGTTATAGTTTTCAAAATAAGTCACCTGTTGTAATAGTTGATGTAGGGGCACCGGGCGACAGGGCGGAGCTTCAGCCACATGACCATTCAAAATGCTTTGCAACTGTTGGGGATGGCGAATCCACATATCCAATTGGGGAAAAGGAACTTCAATTCCATAGCGTTCAAACGCACAAAGAATCCGAAAATAAAGCTCACTTTTGATGGTAATACCCCGGTCAATTTGACCCAGCCAAACCCACAATTCAAAATCCAGGGAGTTCGTCCCAAAACCTAAAAAAATCACCTTCGGGTTCGGGGTACGCAAAACCGCCGGTTCCTCATAGGCAGAAGTCAATAACACCTCCTCCACCACCAACGGGTCAGTCCCATAGGCCACCCCAACCGGCAATTTCAGCCGCCCCAGGGTATTGTTGTAGCTCCAATTCAGGATATTCGTATCCACCAAGCGGCTGTTGGGCACCACCACATCCCCGCCGTTGAAGGTATGAATGGTCGTGGCGCGCATATCAATTTCCCGGATGTGCCCAGTCATCCCGTCCACTTCGATGTAATCCCCCACCTTCAATTTGCGTTCCAACAAAAGCGTCAACCCACTCACCAAATTCCGAGCCGCATCCTGCAACCCAAATCCAATCCCCACCCCCAGCCCCCCGGCCAAAATCGCAAAGGCGGCTAAATCAATGCCACTCGATTGGAGTACCACCAAAAATAAAAACGTCCCTACCCCATAGCTAATTAAGGTAGCAACCGCCTCCCGATTGCCCTCATCAAAGCGGGTGAGAATCCGATATTTGAGGACATATTTCAAACACCGACCAAACAGCACCACCAACAGCAGTGAAATGGTCAACTGCGCCAACCAACTGACACTGATCGCCTCACTCCCTAGATAAAACAGGGGACGGGTCAGGAACATTTGCATCATTTCCAGCCAACGGGCAAAAGTCATCGCTGAAGTTATTGGGAATGCTCAACCATTATATTTTTTCTACCCCTATTATGCGCTCCCATCTCACCGAATCCCCCGGCTCATCGCCAACATCCGCTCTAAAGGAGCCAACGCCGCCAACCGCACCTCCTCCGCCAACGTAATCTCCGGTTGCCGATCCCGCAGTGCCAAATATACCTTTTCCAGGGTATTCAAACGCATAAACGGGCATTCATTACAGGCGCAACCATTATTAGCCGGGGCGGGAATAAACACCTTCTCAGGAGCGGCCTTTTGCATCTGGTGAATAATCCCCGGCTCCGTCACCACGATAAATTCCGGTGCTTCATCCTGTTGCACATACTTGAGTAAACCGCTCGTCGAAGCAATATGATCCGCCAGACTTAAAACTGGGGTTTCACATTCCGGGTGAGCGATAATTTTCGCTGTGGGGTATCGCACTTTTAACTTGACCAACTGTTGATAGGAAAATGTTTCATGCACTAGACAACTCCCCGGCCACAGTACCATGTCTCTACCCGTTTTCTGCATCACATAACGCCCCAAATTTTGATCCGGGGCAAATAAAATCGGTTGCTCCGGGGGAATTTGTTGTACAATTGCCACCGCATTGGAACTGGTGCAAATAATATCGCTCATGGCCTTGATTGCCGCCGAACAATTGATATAAGAAATCACCACATGATCGGGATAACGAGCCTTGAATTGGGCAAACTCCGCGGGCGGGCAAGTATCCGCCAAAGAACAACCAGCCGCCAAATCCGGGAGCAAAACCTGCTTATCAGGGTTGAGAATTTTGGCCGTTTCCGCCATAAAATGCACCCCGGCAAACAAAATCACATCCGCCTCCGTATCAGCCGCCTGCCGGGACAACCCCAGGGAATCCCCCACATAATCCGCAATGTCCTGCACCTGGGATTCCTGATAATAGTGCGCCAAAATCACCGCCCGCAATTCCTGCTTGAGTGCCCGCACCGCCCCCACCAAATCCCGGGGCAGAACCGCCGCTTCCATCACCGGCAACAACATAGACCCACTCCTAAGAGAGTTTGTAACGCTTTGTTTAATTATAGTTGATTTCACCAAAAATAGTTTTCGGGGTGCGGGTCAGGTCAGTGCTTCCCCGCTTTGTCGGTGTTATGCCCCGGTTTCAGCAGTCCGAGACCCCAATCCTGTGGAAATGACGATTCCCGTTAAATGGCAAGCAGTGGCATTTTTTACGGGCTTAAATAAGTAGAAATGTCCTACTTCCCATCATTTGGAGGGGGACATTCCAGGGTCTCAGCGAAGATTTGATATTCTGTGAACTCACACAATTGGGGCAGGTTATCAGAGATTAAGGGAGTTTCTTTATCAATCAGCCTTAACCCTTTTTGATAGCCGATGCTAACCGCCTCAAAAAGATAAGGTTTTAGACTAGGATTTCTTTTCAGATGTAATTTAATTTCATCCCGTTGTTCTCGAATACTCCCCCACCAACTTTTTGTTCTCAGGTCTGGTTGGTAATACCATTTGAGTAAATGTCCCAAAAGAATACCTAAACGATTTTCCAATTCTCGTCTTTCCTGTTTTCCCAAGGAATCTAGCTCCTCAATTAAATTGATCATATCCAACTCTCCTAATTTCCCCTCGATCAACAACTGTTTCTGTCGCTGAAGCCAACCATGAAAGTCCAGTTCATAAAGATCACAGGATTTTTGTTGAGTCACGGATACCTAGGGGGAATAACGATAAACCTTCATCTATTTTATAAAAAAAGCTTACCCAAGGACACCCTATTGATGGGAACCGGCAGAGAGTTACATCGCTGCCTTGCCCCTATTCTCATCCCGTGGCGAAGCCCTAGAACTAAGTCCGGGGTCAGCCCCCTTTGTGACTGCTGATATTCAATTTTATAAAGATGTCCTTCACCCAATAGCAGTGAATCTCTATCTAATTGTAAAATGCTATGGCAATTCTGGCATTGCTGAGTAAAGCTATGAATCGCAATTCTAATTGAATTTGGAACAACGGTCGCAGGGGCACCGCCCCCGTCCCTGGTTCTGCAAAGTTTCTGTTCGTAAATCGTCTCATATTGCTATAGAGGTATCCAGTAATTATATTAGCCTACTCCATTCGTTTACTTGTTCACTACCTCCACTCCTGAACTATCCCCCTTTCGTTCATACCCTAAATTAGCAACGCCCCTCATCAAATCATATCCCAGCGCACCGGGTCACCTTTTTCGACAGCGCAACGAACCCGTTTTCCTAATAGGACATCGTAGTATTTAGGTGGCAATCCATACCCTGGACGAATCGAACGAATTGCTTCTGGCGTAATTACTTCCCCTACTTCCATATCCTTAACAAAATAGAGCGAACGCCGATAAACCAGGGATTTTTTCTCTGCTTCCGTTGGCCCATAGTGAACTTTTCCCAAAGCCTGCCATGCCCGGTGCGTTTCTTCTACGAGCATTTTCATCTCATGCGGTTCCATACTAAAAGCCGCATCTACCCCTCCATCCGCACGATTAAGGGTAAAGTGCTTTTCAATTACCGTTGCGCCCAATGCCACCGCCGCTACCGCCACCCCAATCCCTAGGGTATGATCTGATAAACCCACTTCACAACCAAACAATTTTTTCAAGTGGGGAATTGTGTGTAAATTAGAATTTTCTGGAGAAGCCGGATAGGTACTGGTACATTTAAGCAACGTAATCTGCTCATTGCCCACTGCCCGAATTGTACGGACGGCTTCATCAATTTCTGCTACGGTTGCCATGCCCGTTGACATAATAATAGGTTTCCCCGTTTGAGCAATTCGTTTAATCAAAGGTAAGTCAACGACTTCAAAGGAAGCAATTTTATAAAGTGGAGCATTGAGTCTTTCTAAAAAATCAACTGCGTTATGGTCAAAAGGAGTACTGAATGCGATTAAACCTAATTCGTTGGCTCTGTGAAAAATAGGGTCATGCCATTCCCAGGGGGTGTGGGCTTTTTGATAAAGTTCATACAATGACTGATTTTTCCACAAGCTACCTTCATCCCTAACAAAAAAATCATCCCGATTGGCATGGATAGTCATCGTATCCGCAGTGTAGGTTTGAATCTTAATAGCATGGACACCAGTTTGAGCCGCCGCCTCGACAATTTCTAAAGCCCGCTCTATGGACTGATTATGATTGCCAGACATTTCGGCAACCAGGAATGGTGCATAACCTGCTCCAATTTTTTGCTCGTTAATTTCAATTAATTTCATCGCTTAACCTCAATAAAAAATGATGAATATCAGCATCAAGATTTTCTTTTAATTTCAGTGCCTTATCCAAATTTATTTTAAGTTGTTCATACTCAATGGTAGTACCATAAGCATGTCGAAAAAAGTGACGAAAGCCACGCAGGTTATTCAGAATAGCATAGGTATTAGATGATAAAAGTGCAGGACGGATACCAGGAATATCTTTACTCATTCTTTGAAGTAACAAAGTGTGCCATTGGTTAGAACTACTAACGTTGTTCTCAAAACAACTAGCAACAATTTTTAATAAATCTTCAATAGCGCAGAAGAGGTTATGGATTTGATAGGCAATACTTTCTAAAATTACCTCATCATCTACCTGCAATTTGGCAACTCTATCTAGTAATTTTTGATGAATTCGCTCAATGTCATTCATTTGAGCTTCCAAATCAACTTTTAAGAAGATAAGTTTGTTACTGTCCATCGGATGCCTGCTTGTTTAATACGATTGCCAAAGTGACATTTATCAACTTCAATTATATCTACATTTCGTCCCATTGTCTCAGAAAGCAAGCCTATTACTGCAAAAAAGTCATCGGGATTAATTTGTTCAACAGCAATATCAATATCAGAATTATGATGAAATTTTTGGGGCTGTGTTAGCGAACCAAAAATATAGGCTGTGTAAATGCCATATTCCAATCCATTTTTATCTAGCCATTTCATGATTTTCTGCAATAAATCCTGGCGTTCTTCTTCATTCTGTAAAGCTCGATCGCCAAGAATTTGGTCTAGTTTAGAAGTATTAAAAGGAGTTGTTAATTGCATAGAATCAAGTGTTTATTTGGTGTAAATATTTTTGTGGCAACCTCAATTTCAATAATAGCACAAAACCATTTGACTAAATATCTGATTACGATCGTGCCCACTGCCTCGATAATTTCCAAGGCTCTCTCTAGCGACTGGTTGTGATTCCCAGACATTTCGGCAATCACAAAAAGCGGGTTTAAGCCAAACAAGTTAATATTCATAGCGCACTTTTTATGAGCGTGGGATGAATATACTCAATCTTAGCTTAACTTTCAATACAACCATAATAGCAGTGGGGAGCGGAGAAAGTAATTCTAATCAGCGGCTTTACAAAAATATTTTTCTCAGGACTAATTTCTTCTAAAGCTAAAGCATAACCACTTCTTTCTAAACAGGATTTAGATGCCAAATTGTCCGGTTTCACTTCCGCTCTTAAAAGAGAGATTGAAAATTTTTCATTGACTTGTTCTTTGAGTTTTTCTTCACTCAATTTAATTAGGTATGAACCTATGCTATTTCCTCGGAAGGCTCCTGATATACTATAGTTTAGCAACCAAAAATTCAGTTTGGCTTCATATCTTGCCTGCCCAATAGGAATATCCCCATAGTTAAGTATGTATATCTTAGTTTGATTATCATTTATTTTCTTAGAAAACCAATTCATATGCTGTTCTATTGATATTGCTTCCTCGTTCCAAGCATTTCTACGAACAACTCTATCGTTAGCCCATAAAAAAAACTTTAGTATGTCAGATTCATTTGTCTCTCTTATACTGAGTCTTTTATGGTCAAATTTATTTAGCAATTTGAAGCAGACTTTTTCCGTACCTAAGCCATCTACCAGTAAAAAACTAAGTTTTTGGTATTCTTGAAGTAGAGTGAACGTTTCTTGTTTTGATAAAATTTGAAGAATATTCATCAAGTCTTGAGAGAGAATACAGAAGCCATCTTTTGCTAAGGTTACAGAGCACTCTAATTGATTCTCAGCAACAGGTACTACGACTCCAGTTAGACCAAGACACATGCGCTCCCAAGTAATTGAGCCTCCTGACCCAAAATACCATGAACATTTCAGCATGACTTCTGCCATCTTATCAGTCTGGATATGTAAATTTCCTTCAGGAAACTGTTGCATTTGGGTTTCAATTGAAGCCCGATGAGGGTTAGAAGCACCAATCACTACTTCCGGTGCAAAATCTCCAATCTTGTGCAACACGCTTAATGCACTTCCTGTAAAATTATTTGGGTCAACACCACCAAAAAAGATGAAAACTTTACGAGGATCAAATGGAAGTTTTCCTTCCTGTTCTAGTTTTTTTCGTGCTTTGAGAAATTCGGGACGCAAAATTGCATACTCCGGACTTAATAACAACCGACAATGATCTGAAACTAAATCCGTGTAACGATCCCATTTATGAGTATAATTCTGATCTAAAAGAACATCACAATCATGGGGACGATTCGCCAAATCATCAATGACCATAATTTTTTTAACATAGGGTCTTAGAATGAGTTCCCATTTTGAATCAATACCGTAGTGATCAACAATGAGCCAGTCGGGAATGATTTCTAAACTTTTGAGAATGCTTATAGCTTCTTGTGCGTCAGATTGTTGATCTATGCCAAGCCAATTTTTTGAAGATACCTTTTGAGGCTTTGATAATAGATGCACTTGGAATTTCTGATCTTTAATCAACTGATTGATATTTTTGGTGTGATCCCGACAAATAAAAATGCAGTTTACCCCGTTCTTCCTCAATGCCTCTGCCAAAGTCAGACAACGCATTACATGACCTGTCCCAATTTCATATGATGAGTCAACCCGAAAGGCGATCTGCATGGAAAATCAGTTATTATTGGACTAAACTAAAATAATTTATGGCACTTCAATTGTAGCACTATGGACAAAAACTCTCTTTATGAAAAAGATTTTTATGCTTGGACACAGTGGCATATCCAAGCGTTATCGAATAGAACTGCGGCGGAACTGGATTGGGAAAATTTACAGAAGGAGTTGGAATCCTTGGGAAAACAGGAATATCGGGAATTAGTCAGCCGTCTTGCGGTGCTACTGGGACATTTGTTAAAGTGGGAATCTCAGCCTGAAAGCCGCTGTCGTAGCTGGTTTTTGACAATTCGGGAGCAACGCCGTGCTGTGCGGCGGCACCTAAAGCGTAACCCTAGTCTCGGTTCTTTGTGTCAGGACGCATTAGAAGATGGGTTTGAGGGTGGTGTGGATTTAGCTTTACGGGAGACTCAACTACCTCTTAGAGTTTTTCCAGAAAAATGCCCGTATCGTTTTGAGGAGATATTGAACGATCATTTTTACTGTGATACAAGTAAAGACTGGGAATAAGAAAAGCTGAGAATAAAGTTTAGTTTAATCGCTGAAAACCTGCATGGCAAATAGGTTGTTCTAGTAGGCTATATACATTAAGACCTTGCTCACACTGATAAATTTTGGCAAATACTTCGTCTAAAGCTGTAAAATACTGTTCGAGTAAAGAATCTTGATGGTCTATACAGACATAGATACTATTCCCCGCTAAAAAGCCTTTTTTGAGCATTTCTTGCGTAATCAGAGTTTTATAAGCAAGATGGTTATCGCTAGCAAACGAAAAACCTGTTAAGGCGGGGATACCCCAATGTTTTAGAGTTAAGCCATATTGATCAGCTAAAGATTGCCATCCCTGACGAATTTTTAGACCCGTCTCGGTAATTAACTCCCACGATTTGAGTTGCTCCATAACCTCCAAAGTTTTTAACCCAGCGACAGAACCAATGCGTTCCGTCCAGAAGGTACTGCTAATAAATGTATCCTGAACTGCTTCCATAACCGATCTCTTGCCAATAACAGCAGTGATTGCGTAGCCATTACCCAAGGCTTTACCAAACGTTACCATATCCGGTTCAATATCATATTTTTTGTGAATGCCACCAAAGGTTTCTCGAAAGCCAGAAGTACATTCATCAAATATTAAAACAATCCCTTTTTGAGTGCATAAATCTCTTACTTTCTCCAAGAAATTTTCTATAGGATCATTGTTGCGAGTAACCTCCATTATCACTACACCAATTTCATGTTCACTAATGATCTGCTCCAACTCAATAAAATTATTATAAGTGAAAGGTATTGCTGTGCCTGCTAGTCCTTTGGGTACACCCTGAGGCTCCAATCCAGACAGTAAATGCTTATTCAAATTATCCTGTGACTGCAAATTAGCAGATAAATACCAATCATGCCAGCCGTGATAACCACAAAAGGCTACTTTATCTTTACCGCTGGCTAGCCGTGCAATTCTTATCGCAATGGTACAAACTTCCCCACCTGTACGAGCAAATCTAACCATATTCGCCCAAGGATGTAACTCGATCAATCGTTCAGCTAAATATACTTCTTCAGGTGCATTAAACGTACTCATATTACCTTTGACTATTACTTCCTGTACGGCGGCATCTACTTCAGGATGACCATAGCCTAAGATATTTGTACCAATTCCCATAATTGACATATCAATATATTCATTATTGTCTAAATCCCATACGCTACATCCTTTGGCTTTACTAAAGTAACTAGGCCAATACTTGGGTAAAAACATTTCTGAACGTTTGGATAGCAACATGCTCCCACCAGGGATAACCTTTTTTGCTCGCTTCCATAATTTTTGTCCAGTACCTAAGATAACCCCCTCATTTCTCGCAATATGTTGATTGATTGTGAATATCTCTGGCTTTTCCTGTTGTAACTGCCAAATTTCTTGCCATGAGAAATCTAATCTCGGTGAAAAATATTCAAAGACTTTTTTGACGACTTGATAATCCTCCAGTTCATCTACTGTCCAGCGGCAGTGAGAAATATCAATCGGGCATTCCAAAAACTTCAATTCAAATAAACCACTATCTCTGATGTAGAGTGATACATGTTCCCTTTCCAGTCCTGAAAGCCCTTCATACCACGCTTGCTCTAAGGCTTTGAAAGAAAATATCTCTACATCTAATCCATCGCCAAAACCAGGACTGGTAGCACAGTAATCTACGGATGAATTTTCAAATAGCTCGATCACTTGATCAACTATTCTTGGGTCAAGCAGAGGGCAATCTGCTGTAATTCTGATTACTGTTTCCGCTTGATACTTTTGGGCGACTTTATAGTATCTGTCCAAAACATCATATTCACTGCCAATTTCACAAGTATAACCAAGTTTCTGTACAGCATCTATAATCGGCAAGTTTCCGGATCGTTCACCCGTCGCTACAACAATTCCTTCTATTCGTTTGGATTTACTCAGTCGGTAGAGAAGGAACTCAATTAGAGGTTTACCCAAAACAGGAAGCATAACCTTATTGGGCAAGCGTGTAG encodes the following:
- a CDS encoding DUF29 domain-containing protein, which codes for MTQQKSCDLYELDFHGWLQRQKQLLIEGKLGELDMINLIEELDSLGKQERRELENRLGILLGHLLKWYYQPDLRTKSWWGSIREQRDEIKLHLKRNPSLKPYLFEAVSIGYQKGLRLIDKETPLISDNLPQLCEFTEYQIFAETLECPPPNDGK
- a CDS encoding mechanosensitive ion channel domain-containing protein, with translation MTFARWLEMMQMFLTRPLFYLGSEAISVSWLAQLTISLLLVVLFGRCLKYVLKYRILTRFDEGNREAVATLISYGVGTFLFLVVLQSSGIDLAAFAILAGGLGVGIGFGLQDAARNLVSGLTLLLERKLKVGDYIEVDGMTGHIREIDMRATTIHTFNGGDVVVPNSRLVDTNILNWSYNNTLGRLKLPVGVAYGTDPLVVEEVLLTSAYEEPAVLRTPNPKVIFLGFGTNSLDFELWVWLGQIDRGITIKSELYFRILCAFERYGIEVPFPQLDMWIRHPQQLQSILNGHVAEAPPCRPVPLHQLLQQVTYFENYNRVQLRHLIEMGYRVYLRPGEAVAQEGEQMPAFCIVLRGEMEVYQTKLERQLASGETGYFFGEVPIMLDIPCPATYRAMADTVLFAISRENMEHLLASDPQLAEAITQELSHRQEIVTTVCQQLRDLGLIDSKGKDQVTFVAWIRRRLQKLGATLQI
- a CDS encoding ATP-binding protein, which gives rise to MRWPLRWVVTIPFVVVTTVATGLVGYLSFRNGQQSVQVVAQGLQTEIAERVQVELDNFLDFAPKLVAMNADLVQQNLIQIQPPRGELYFWRQMTLQPQLRAIYFGSATEGRFIGVRRRLEDNRLHLYFNTGMEFSLNNQGKKGVQASPLDPSRRYDARTRPWYQKALTQPEPVWTDVYVSFSTGRLAITAAQVVKTPQGRVVGATGADVELTRLSEFLGALRIGRSGEAFIVDPAGLVVADSTGDTMSLLQNRERVKATDSPHPMIQQAAQWLQENEGTKQATPEPVRVNLGGAAHFLHAVPYQDPRGLDWLLVLVVPEVDFLEGIYAGNILTAFLCGVTLVTALGLGLMLSRWFSQPVKRLVKATEAIAQGERGLQVPVGGVWELAQLAQSFNQMSQQLADSFTALETLNQDLEDRVEQRTQQVQASERQFRTLTSNIPGMVFRSQKLDGYDFVYLSDPIAQITGYSAPEFLNHQQQYWQLIIPEDQETVLTALLNSRVLGHTYTIEYRIQRADGQIVWVNERGQGAQCDTGEIRYRDGVIFDITQRKDFEQQLEEARQKAESANRAKSTFLANMSHELRTPLNAIIGFSQILNRDPQLSEKQRETVGTINRSGEHLLNLINDVLDMAKIEAGKLVLQPSSFDLHQMLKTIQDMLNVRAQAKNLRLVFEQSPDLPHAIETDENKLRQVLINLISNAIKFTKEGGVSVAVQALGQTETSCTLRFAVTDTGVGMTPDELKQLFQAFVQTDTSKKVSEGTGLGLAISRQFVQLMGGDITVTSEKGVGTTFSFTIQAQLSTVESVAELTPKTVKVVAPGQPEYRLLIVDDKLENRQVLKALLESIGLSSREATNGQEAVELWQTWQPHLIWMDLQMPVMNGLEATNYIKSHHSEIPKPIIIALSASVFEEEKRHALTVGFDDFVIKPYRETTIFAKLEQFLGLKFIYDTDSPNLPASSSASKLLTREDLQVLPADWLQEFHRAAVSLNSRKMNQLISQISDNHGELASTLKRMVKQVQIEPLIALTEALITG
- the nadA gene encoding quinolinate synthase NadA, whose protein sequence is MLLPVMEAAVLPRDLVGAVRALKQELRAVILAHYYQESQVQDIADYVGDSLGLSRQAADTEADVILFAGVHFMAETAKILNPDKQVLLPDLAAGCSLADTCPPAEFAQFKARYPDHVVISYINCSAAIKAMSDIICTSSNAVAIVQQIPPEQPILFAPDQNLGRYVMQKTGRDMVLWPGSCLVHETFSYQQLVKLKVRYPTAKIIAHPECETPVLSLADHIASTSGLLKYVQQDEAPEFIVVTEPGIIHQMQKAAPEKVFIPAPANNGCACNECPFMRLNTLEKVYLALRDRQPEITLAEEVRLAALAPLERMLAMSRGIR